ACCCGTTCGGACCCGGCCACGGACATCTACGGCGCGGGAGCCTTCACCCATGCCAAGCATTGGGGCGCCAAGCTGGCGGTGATCATTGATGCGCGGCTGAAGACCTACCACGCCCCGCCGCTGGAGCCGGACCCCGAAGTGGAGCGGCGAGTGGACGCCCTGGGGGGTCCCGGCGGGCCGCTGCATGGCATAATATAGGTTGGCCCTCGCCTCTTCCACGCGATTCCGGTCGGCGGATCATTGTGCCGTGTCCTGAAATGCGCTATTTGCTGCGCTGCCAAAGACAATAAACCGGAGGGAGCGCATGGACGCCAAAGTCATCGGGGATCTCAAACTGGCCTTTGCCTGCGACCTTTACGAGACCGTCAAGGCCGCCCGCAAGCTGCACGGCGAAAGCATGTTCCGCCACACCATGGTTGAGAGCAATGGAACCATGGTTTTCGTGGGGGCGTTTCCCAGGAAGGATATTCTCGAATTTCCGAACCTTGACGAAGGGTTTGCGGCCGGGCTCAAGACTTTCAACCTCGTCGGCGTGGTCACGGACGGCAAGAGCGGGCTCGACCTGTTTCATCTTGGGGGGATGAACAAGCCTTTCACCTCGTTGACCGACCCCAGGGGGATTGTAAAAATCCTCATCGACGAGCCGTTTACGGCGTTCCTGCGGATGTATTTCGAGGTGAGGGGCATCATGATGGACTTCACGCGCATGACCCACGATCAGTTTCTTCGGGCTGTGGAAGGGGAGGTTTTCAAGAACACCTCGTTTTCCAAGATGCACGAGGCCAGCGAGTTGCTCAAGGCGCTAGAGAATTAGCTGGTTTTTCAGTGGATGCAGGGACACCCTTATGGGCGTCCCTGTGTTCTTCTGGCATACTCGGCGGCATCACCCTTCCAGGGATTTCTTGACCGACATTTCGAGCATGGCCGTGTGCAGTCGGATGCTGACGGAGTCGCTTTTTTCCACATCCCGCGCCAGTTCGCGCAATTTGTCCACGGCCTCGAGGCTGGCGGTGATGATCATTTCGGTGACGGGAATCCGCTCCTTGCGAATCTGTTCCAGCACGTTTTCCAGCTTGTGGGCCAGCTCCTCGATGGTTCCCAGTTTGAGCAGGTTGGCCCCGGCCTTGACCGAGTGGGCGTCGCGGAAGATGGAGTTGATCAGTCCTGGTTCGGGTTCAGCCGCCTTTTCAAGGCGCAGCAGGCCGGATTCGATG
This genomic stretch from Pseudodesulfovibrio alkaliphilus harbors:
- a CDS encoding Hpt domain-containing protein; protein product: MTRPADHVLEVFLEETSERLDSIESGLLRLEKAAEPEPGLINSIFRDAHSVKAGANLLKLGTIEELAHKLENVLEQIRKERIPVTEMIITASLEAVDKLRELARDVEKSDSVSIRLHTAMLEMSVKKSLEG